One genomic region from Sphingobacterium multivorum encodes:
- a CDS encoding ribonuclease Z has translation MKFEVLILGNSSATPMFDRHPTSQVLNFNEQLFLIDCGEGTQMQLSRYGIKSNRLGHIFISHLHGDHYLGLVGLLSSMHLVGRKSDLHLYGPPALKEILDVQFLHSETILRYNLVFHPISPEQPGVIFENRTLKVSTFPLKHRIACTGFRFDEGPRARTLLGDVVQELNIPTAYFPMIKKGFDYVDESGKVYTADDLSLPAPLSRSYVYCSDTVRTPEYLPYVQKANLMYHESTFLHDMVDRAKETFHTTALEAGEIAQETHAKKLLLGHYSARYRDLNPLLEEARTVFPNTELSVEGRWFSV, from the coding sequence ATGAAGTTTGAAGTTCTGATATTAGGAAATAGCTCGGCCACACCGATGTTTGATCGTCATCCGACTAGCCAAGTGTTGAACTTTAATGAGCAATTGTTTTTGATCGACTGTGGAGAAGGTACACAAATGCAACTTAGCCGATACGGCATCAAAAGCAATCGTTTAGGACATATATTTATTAGCCATCTGCATGGGGATCATTATTTGGGTTTGGTGGGGCTGCTTTCATCGATGCACCTTGTCGGCCGAAAAAGTGATCTCCATTTGTATGGGCCACCTGCGTTAAAGGAAATTTTAGACGTGCAATTTTTGCATTCCGAGACTATTTTACGCTATAATCTTGTTTTTCATCCGATTTCACCCGAACAGCCGGGTGTCATTTTTGAAAACAGAACATTAAAAGTAAGCACTTTTCCATTAAAGCATCGTATTGCCTGTACAGGCTTTCGTTTTGATGAGGGGCCCCGTGCACGAACATTGCTTGGCGATGTCGTACAGGAACTGAATATACCCACCGCTTATTTTCCGATGATCAAAAAAGGATTTGATTACGTCGATGAAAGTGGTAAAGTATATACTGCAGATGACCTGAGCCTTCCTGCTCCCTTATCGCGCAGTTATGTGTATTGTTCGGATACCGTACGGACGCCGGAATACCTGCCTTATGTGCAAAAGGCTAATCTGATGTATCATGAGTCCACATTCTTGCACGATATGGTCGACCGCGCAAAAGAGACATTTCACACCACAGCGCTGGAGGCTGGAGAGATCGCCCAGGAAACTCATGCAAAGAAGTTGCTATTGGGTCATTATTCAGCGCGGTACAGAGATTTAAATCCCCTATTGGAAGAAGCGAGAACCGTATTCCCAAATACGGAACTCTCTGTGGAAGGTCGGTGGTTTTCCGTTTAA
- the hisB gene encoding bifunctional histidinol-phosphatase/imidazoleglycerol-phosphate dehydratase HisB codes for MPDNLKRVLFIDRDGTLILEPEDEQIDSFAKLKFYPGALQYLPRIAKELDFELILVSNQDGLGTSSHPEENFWPVHHFVIDTFAGEGVVFAEEHIDKTFPHENAETRKPGVGMLGAYFDASKYDLSQSFVIGDRVNDVKLAQNLGAKAIWLRANDQLGALENLAIDSTVIALETTDWKTVYEFLKLGTRTAEHHRKTNETDIFIQLNLDGSGKSDIETGLPFFDHMLDQLARHGALDLTIKAKGDLHIDEHHTIEDTGIALGEIFLKVLGDKRGIERYSYTLPMDDCLAQVALDFGGRNWIVWDAAFKREKIGDMPTEMFFHFFKSFSDASRSNLNIKAEGDNEHHKIEAIFKAFAKSIKKAVRRDADHMQLPSTKGVL; via the coding sequence ATGCCTGATAACTTAAAACGTGTACTGTTTATAGACCGCGACGGAACATTGATTTTGGAACCAGAAGATGAACAAATCGATTCTTTTGCCAAATTAAAATTCTATCCTGGTGCTTTGCAGTATCTACCACGTATCGCAAAAGAGCTGGATTTCGAATTGATCTTGGTTTCCAACCAAGATGGTTTAGGAACGTCTTCCCATCCGGAAGAGAATTTCTGGCCAGTCCATCATTTTGTGATTGATACGTTTGCAGGAGAAGGCGTAGTGTTTGCCGAGGAACATATTGATAAAACCTTTCCACACGAGAATGCGGAAACCCGAAAACCGGGAGTTGGTATGCTTGGGGCCTATTTTGATGCGTCGAAATACGATTTGAGCCAATCTTTCGTCATCGGCGATCGTGTGAACGATGTTAAATTGGCGCAAAACCTCGGCGCAAAGGCAATTTGGCTGCGTGCTAACGATCAATTAGGTGCTTTGGAAAACCTTGCGATAGATTCGACTGTTATAGCTTTAGAGACAACGGATTGGAAGACGGTATACGAATTCCTTAAATTGGGTACGCGCACTGCCGAACATCATCGGAAAACAAATGAAACGGATATTTTTATCCAATTGAATCTGGATGGTTCGGGTAAGTCTGACATTGAAACGGGATTGCCGTTTTTCGACCATATGCTGGATCAATTGGCTAGACATGGAGCACTTGATCTGACCATTAAGGCGAAAGGGGATCTTCATATCGACGAGCATCATACCATCGAAGATACCGGTATTGCGCTGGGCGAGATCTTTTTGAAGGTTTTAGGGGATAAACGTGGAATTGAGCGCTACTCCTATACGTTGCCGATGGATGATTGTTTGGCTCAGGTTGCATTGGATTTTGGTGGTCGCAACTGGATTGTGTGGGATGCGGCATTTAAACGGGAGAAGATCGGCGATATGCCTACGGAAATGTTTTTCCACTTCTTTAAATCTTTTTCAGATGCTTCACGATCGAATTTAAACATTAAAGCAGAAGGTGACAACGAGCACCATAAGATCGAAGCGATCTTCAAGGCTTTTGCTAAATCTATCAAGAAAGCGGTAAGACGTGATGCCGACCATATGCAATTGCCAAGTACAAAAGGAGTATTGTAA
- the hisH gene encoding imidazole glycerol phosphate synthase subunit HisH: MIGIINYGAGNIFSLTAALDRVGLTYGMVNTADEIDQYDRIIIPGVGHAGAAMDKLQESGLVPYIKKLKKPVLGICVGMQLLTAFSEEGNAEMLKLFPLKTLHFDAEKSGKVPHMGWNSVSVPANSPLFAHIEDQTYFYFVHSYFIEFDATYTAAKCVYGQPFSAAISKDNFFGVQFHPEKSGKAGEQLLLNFSTIQID; the protein is encoded by the coding sequence ATGATAGGAATTATTAATTATGGTGCGGGGAATATTTTCTCGTTGACAGCGGCACTGGATCGCGTTGGGCTTACCTATGGTATGGTCAATACCGCCGATGAGATCGATCAATACGATCGTATCATCATTCCTGGAGTGGGGCATGCTGGCGCAGCGATGGACAAACTACAGGAATCGGGATTGGTGCCCTATATCAAAAAGCTAAAAAAGCCTGTGTTGGGTATTTGTGTTGGTATGCAATTGCTGACGGCTTTTTCAGAAGAAGGAAATGCCGAAATGTTAAAGCTATTTCCTTTGAAGACCTTACATTTTGATGCCGAAAAGTCGGGTAAAGTACCACATATGGGCTGGAATAGTGTTTCCGTGCCAGCAAACAGTCCTTTATTTGCACATATTGAAGACCAGACTTATTTTTATTTTGTCCACTCGTACTTTATCGAATTCGATGCGACATATACCGCGGCGAAATGTGTCTATGGACAGCCTTTTTCGGCTGCAATTTCCAAAGACAATTTCTTTGGCGTACAATTTCATCCAGAGAAATCTGGAAAAGCAGGAGAGCAGCTGCTGCTCAATTTTTCAACTATT
- a CDS encoding STAS domain-containing protein has product MKYTIDKHDRYIVIEPHVDVIDADNAAKLKGEFLLRNTIGQRNIVLDMIHVKQTDEVGIRLGVLAHRLCQSVGGIFILVNLCPTLMDMVRVSHLDKSLKIAPSLKVAEDLIFAHELESEYRGAIED; this is encoded by the coding sequence ATGAAGTATACCATTGATAAGCACGATCGCTATATTGTCATAGAACCTCATGTCGATGTGATTGACGCGGATAATGCCGCTAAACTCAAAGGGGAGTTTTTGTTGCGGAATACGATTGGACAACGGAATATCGTTTTGGATATGATCCACGTTAAGCAAACGGACGAGGTTGGTATTCGATTAGGCGTGCTTGCCCATCGTTTATGTCAGTCTGTTGGTGGCATATTTATTTTGGTTAATCTTTGTCCAACGTTAATGGATATGGTTCGTGTGTCGCATTTGGATAAATCGCTGAAAATAGCACCATCTTTAAAGGTGGCGGAAGATTTAATCTTTGCACACGAATTGGAATCTGAGTATCGGGGGGCAATCGAGGATTAA
- the hisC gene encoding histidinol-phosphate transaminase, with protein MDNPFNLNNLLRENIKKLVPYSSARDEFKGEASILIDANENPFGSPLNHDYNRYPDPLQHQVKAKLSKIKGVPSENIFLGNGSDEAIDILYRAFCTPGVDNVILVPPTYGMYEVSANINDVAFKKVNLTADYQLDLDGIANAIDAHTKLIFICSPNNPTGNSIRRQDIETILNNFQGLVVVDEAYINFSAVKSFTQELAEYPNLVVLQTLSKAWGLAALRLGMAFASKEIIAVYNKIKPPYNINQATQDIVLEALDQVDQVNDWIKETVAEREKLVRELLELDYVQHITPSDANFILVKMDQPREVYDYLVQYGIIVRDRSKVELCEGCLRITVGTPAENKTLLEKLNQINK; from the coding sequence ATGGATAATCCATTCAACTTAAACAACCTACTACGGGAAAATATTAAGAAGCTCGTACCTTATTCATCCGCAAGAGATGAATTTAAAGGGGAGGCATCCATATTGATTGATGCCAATGAAAATCCTTTTGGATCCCCCTTAAACCATGATTACAACCGATATCCAGACCCTCTCCAACATCAAGTTAAAGCAAAACTTTCTAAAATAAAAGGTGTACCATCAGAGAATATCTTTTTGGGAAATGGAAGTGATGAAGCTATTGATATTTTATACCGTGCATTTTGTACCCCTGGTGTTGACAATGTCATATTAGTTCCGCCAACCTACGGGATGTATGAAGTTTCTGCGAACATCAATGATGTTGCTTTCAAAAAGGTAAACCTTACTGCTGATTACCAGCTGGATTTGGATGGTATTGCCAATGCAATAGACGCACATACTAAACTGATTTTTATCTGTTCTCCGAATAATCCAACCGGAAACTCAATCCGTCGTCAGGATATTGAAACAATCCTGAATAATTTTCAGGGGCTTGTGGTAGTGGATGAGGCCTATATTAATTTTTCTGCTGTCAAATCATTTACGCAAGAACTGGCTGAATACCCCAATCTAGTGGTATTGCAGACCTTATCCAAAGCCTGGGGGCTTGCGGCCCTACGCTTGGGTATGGCTTTTGCCAGTAAAGAGATTATCGCTGTTTACAATAAAATAAAACCACCCTATAACATTAATCAGGCGACACAAGATATTGTATTGGAAGCCTTAGATCAGGTTGATCAAGTCAATGACTGGATCAAGGAAACGGTGGCAGAGCGCGAAAAACTTGTGCGTGAATTGCTTGAGCTGGATTATGTGCAGCATATCACACCTTCTGATGCCAATTTTATTTTGGTCAAGATGGATCAACCTCGGGAGGTTTACGATTACCTCGTCCAATATGGAATCATCGTTAGGGATCGATCTAAAGTCGAACTGTGTGAAGGTTGTCTACGGATCACAGTCGGTACACCGGCTGAAAATAAAACATTGTTAGAAAAACTTAATCAAATCAATAAATAA